In Bacillus pumilus, the sequence TCTTGACGCTTGCGAAGCAGATCCATTTTGCAGCACAAAGTGTTGATTGACTCCTGCGTTGTTTTTATTAATCGCCACAATGACGACTTTATTGTCACCTTTATAGGCTGATACGAAAACATTCGGTTCAGGATTTTTCGTTGCATCAATCCTTACATAGCCAGGACGCACGAATTTGGAGAAATGCGCCATGTTGTATCCGCGTTTGCTGATCATTCCATCTTCCTTCATAGGACCATATGATCTGCGGATGTACCACCAAACATACGCCTGGAAATCTCCTTCTACCATTGAATGGTGAATATGCTCTGAAACGCCTAATGCCTCAGGCCAGCGATCCGCTGAATTGTTGTCACTATTCGGGTAGTATACTTCTGTCATCCATAGCTCCTTTCCTCCTCCTTTTTGTTTGAAAAGAGGATATGGAAGCTGGCTGATTTGGGTTCCGTAAAGATGTGCACCGAGAATGTCCATATTTCTAAGCGCCTGCGGATCGTTTAAAATGGGATCTGATATATTTTTGAGGTATTGAAAGGATTCTGGCGCAATGACGCGGGCATTAATGGAGCCGGCATTTTCTCTCATGAAACGCAGGATTTCCTGCGGGGTCCACCATGTCCATTCGTGTGCATAATCGGGCTCGTTTTGCACAGAAATGGCATAAAGATTTACTCCATTATTCTTCATGTACGTTACAAAGTCATTGAGATGCTGAGCATATGCTGCGTATTGATTGTATCTAAGCCGTTTTGCAGACGTACCATTACGGTTAAAGGTCTCGACCATATTGCTTGGAGGATTCCAAGGCGAAGCAATCACCAAAGCTCCATGCTCTATCGCCCTTTTGGCTGTGGTGACTTCTCTGTGCCAATTATTTCTGTTCTCGTCTACATAAATTCTAAGAATAGAAAAACCTAATTGATTCTGTCCATTGCCAAAGGCGGTCTCCCTTTGAGGCGCTGTCAAATCACCAATCCAAGCCGGGTGGTTCATTCCGCCAAAGCCGCGAATCACTTGTCTTTCCGCATTGATATTAATATTTGCATCACTTGCTGCTGAAACCTCAGCCACTCCTGGTCCAATGAACATGACTGAAAGCATCGTAAAGCAGACCAATAAAGTACAAATTGGTTTTTTTACAATTGACATCAAGTTTCCCCACTCCTCCATCAAGCATTTATAGAAATAGCAGCATCTGTTTTTGTCTTTCTTTTGCTATCTTTGAGTAAACTGCCAGGAATCAAATTGAAATTGGTTTCCAGAGCTTGTTCCGGTAAAGACAAAAAATACGTTGTGCACGCCTGTTGCTCCGTTTACCGCAGTTTCTATTTCTCGCCAGTTTTGCGTTCCGCCTGTGGAAGGAACATTTAGTGTTCCAACAAGCTTGCCGTTTGCACTGCCAAGGCGCACTTCTATTTTTCCACCTGTAGTGGATGCGACATTGGCTTTAAAGGTTCTAGCACCGCTTGATCCGAAATCTACGTGACTGACAGCCACCCAATCTCCGTTTTGAATGTTTGTGACATGTTGGTTATTGACCGGTCCTCCGGGTGCTGAGGAAGCTTCTGTCAAAATACGTCCATTCCAAGCGAATGTTTCAGCTTCAACCCGTTGATATGGATTCAGATTGGATAACTGTTTCACCCCTTCATAATTGGCTGCTACTTCTCGAAGGGAACCGTCTGCATTATGCACAAGCTTATTAATATGGGGAGAACGGTAGCCTTTGCCGGCTCCATATAATGCTGAGCTGACAGTTTGCGTATGATACACGACATACCACTCGTTTTTAAAATTGAACACAGCATGATGGTTGTTACCGCCGCCGCCGAAAAACGCACCCGGATTTTTCAGGAAGTGTCCTTTATACGTAAAGGGGCCCATAGGACTTGAGCTCGTCATATAGCCAATCTCACCAGGTGGTTTATCTGCTGGGTGGGAGCCGCCAAAATTGATGCAATACGAATAGTAATAGGTTCCGTTATACTTATGCATCCCCGAGTCTTCAAACATAAAAGGGGCATCAATAGTTGATGCACTGCTGGCAACACTTGTCATATCTGGCCCTAGTTTCAGAACTCTTGCTGTTTTAGGATTGGCCCATTGTCCCTGCGTTGGATTTGACCCGCCTGGAACGCCTCCGCCGGCATATAGATAACCTGTACCATCATCATCTACAAATACAGCGGGATCAAAAAGCCATACAACACCGGACATGCCTGGCGTACTTGGCGTGACGAGCGCTTTTCCGATTGGATCTGTCCATGGACCGATTGGACTGTCTGCTGTAAGGACTCCGATCCCTCCGCCACTGTTTGCGAAATAAAGGAAAAACTTATCCTTTCCATTGATCTTTTTCACCGCTGCTGATGGCGCCCAGGAAGCACCTGCCCATTTGGCAATCCCTCTCCCGCCGTTGGCCCCATTTGCGCCAGCTACTGGAATCGCTCCGTGATCTGTCCAGTTCACCATATCCGCCGAAGAGATGACAAAGACCCTATTCAAATTTGCAAAAGAATTGTCCTTAATCGTTCCGTTGCTGTGATATTCATAGTCATCACTCGACATATAAATGTACACTCTTCCGTTATAGGTGAGCGCAAACGGATCCGCCCCCAAGTGATGGTCTATAAGCGGATTTGCATTTCCTACTCGTTTTGCAATGGGGGTACTTGCTGCACTCGCATCATATACCGGTATACAGCTCAGCACCAAAGCAAGAATCAAAAAAACTACACCGCACTTCATCCTCGTCCTCATCGTTTCATTTCCTCCTGTTTTCATCTTCCTCATATTGGGGTTTACGCCCAATTTCAAAATATGTTGATATGTGGTGATGAAGAATGAATACAAAGGATGATTTCTAGTGCAAATCACTGCAAACATCATGATGAAAACCCTTACCTTTTGACTAGAAGGCAACAAAAAAATGCAGTCATCCATTCTGGAGCTGCATTTTTTCCTCTTTATTCAATGAATGTAGACTACATATAACGAGCGGTTACCATTTTCTTTCTTGTGTAAAACTCCACTCCATCTGTTCCATTGGCATGCAAGTCGCCGTAGAAAGAATCTTTCCAGCCGGAAAACGGGAAGAATGCCATTGGTGCGGGAACACCGATGTTAACGCCCAGCATACCTGCTTCTATATTTTCGCGGAATTCTCTTATGCTTGATGCACTGTCTGTGTAGAGGCAGGCACCGTTAGCAAATTTTGATTGATTGGACAGGTCTATCGCTTCTGTTAGTGATGAAACACGAACAATTGATAAGACTGGGGCGAAAATCTCGTCCTGCCAAATTTTCATTTCATGTGTGACATGATCAAAGATCGATGGTCCAACAAAATAACCTTTTCCATTTGTTTCATTGTCTTGCCGGCCATCACGAATGAGGCTGGCCCCTTCTTCAATCCCTGATTGGATGTATTGAAGCGTCCGCTCCTTGTGCTCCTTTCGAATGACTGGACCAAGAAAGACATCTTCATCGATTCCGTTTCCAATCACGAGCTGATTGGATTCATCGACTAATTTTTGAATCAAATCGTCCGCCACTTCTTCTTCAACTGCGACAACGGCTGCGGCCATGCACCGCTCTCCTGCTGATCCAAAAGCAGCCCCAATGATTTGTTTTGTTGCCGCATCTAAATCGGCGTCTTTCAACACAATGGAGTGATTCTTTGCGCCGGCAAGTGCTTGTACACGTTTGCCATGCTCTGTTCCTTTTTTATAGACGTATTCTGCGACTGGCTGAGAGCCGACAAATGAAATGGCTTTGACCTTTTGATGTTCAAGCAGGCCGTTTACGACATCGTGAGCACCATTTACAATGTTGAGAACACCTTTTGGCAGTCCCGCTTCTTCAAATAGTTCTGCTAACCGTGCAGCGAGAATGGGAGTTCGCTCTGAAGGTTTTAAGACAAATGTATTGCCGCAAGCAATGGCAAGCGGGAA encodes:
- a CDS encoding glucuronoxylanase, producing the protein MSIVKKPICTLLVCFTMLSVMFIGPGVAEVSAASDANININAERQVIRGFGGMNHPAWIGDLTAPQRETAFGNGQNQLGFSILRIYVDENRNNWHREVTTAKRAIEHGALVIASPWNPPSNMVETFNRNGTSAKRLRYNQYAAYAQHLNDFVTYMKNNGVNLYAISVQNEPDYAHEWTWWTPQEILRFMRENAGSINARVIAPESFQYLKNISDPILNDPQALRNMDILGAHLYGTQISQLPYPLFKQKGGGKELWMTEVYYPNSDNNSADRWPEALGVSEHIHHSMVEGDFQAYVWWYIRRSYGPMKEDGMISKRGYNMAHFSKFVRPGYVRIDATKNPEPNVFVSAYKGDNKVVIVAINKNNAGVNQHFVLQNGSASQASRWITSSNSNLQPGTDLNISGNQFWAHLPAQSVTTFVVKR
- a CDS encoding glycoside hydrolase family 43 protein, which codes for MRTRMKCGVVFLILALVLSCIPVYDASAASTPIAKRVGNANPLIDHHLGADPFALTYNGRVYIYMSSDDYEYHSNGTIKDNSFANLNRVFVISSADMVNWTDHGAIPVAGANGANGGRGIAKWAGASWAPSAAVKKINGKDKFFLYFANSGGGIGVLTADSPIGPWTDPIGKALVTPSTPGMSGVVWLFDPAVFVDDDGTGYLYAGGGVPGGSNPTQGQWANPKTARVLKLGPDMTSVASSASTIDAPFMFEDSGMHKYNGTYYYSYCINFGGSHPADKPPGEIGYMTSSSPMGPFTYKGHFLKNPGAFFGGGGNNHHAVFNFKNEWYVVYHTQTVSSALYGAGKGYRSPHINKLVHNADGSLREVAANYEGVKQLSNLNPYQRVEAETFAWNGRILTEASSAPGGPVNNQHVTNIQNGDWVAVSHVDFGSSGARTFKANVASTTGGKIEVRLGSANGKLVGTLNVPSTGGTQNWREIETAVNGATGVHNVFFVFTGTSSGNQFQFDSWQFTQR
- a CDS encoding CoA-acylating methylmalonate-semialdehyde dehydrogenase, producing the protein MTKTDVQTLKNYIGGQWIEAETSQTEAVYNPATGEVIAEVPLSTKTDVERAVQAAQKAFTTWSKTAVPRRARILFKYQQLLVEKWDELAELVTIENGKSLTEAKGEVQRGIECVEFAAGAPTLMMGKQLPDIATGLESGMYRYPIGVIGGITPFNFPMMVPCWMFPLAIACGNTFVLKPSERTPILAARLAELFEEAGLPKGVLNIVNGAHDVVNGLLEHQKVKAISFVGSQPVAEYVYKKGTEHGKRVQALAGAKNHSIVLKDADLDAATKQIIGAAFGSAGERCMAAAVVAVEEEVADDLIQKLVDESNQLVIGNGIDEDVFLGPVIRKEHKERTLQYIQSGIEEGASLIRDGRQDNETNGKGYFVGPSIFDHVTHEMKIWQDEIFAPVLSIVRVSSLTEAIDLSNQSKFANGACLYTDSASSIREFRENIEAGMLGVNIGVPAPMAFFPFSGWKDSFYGDLHANGTDGVEFYTRKKMVTARYM